AAAGAGAGGAAGGCTGGATTTGTCATACTGGCCAGCCTGGTCTTCTCCTGGAGGAGCGTCGTGTCACTAACAGACAGGACGCTAAACAATTCTGTCCCGGGCCCTGGAGGGAGACACTCTCCACCTGCCAAGGCCGCTCACTGTGGAAACGTCCTTGGAAGGAATGTGGAAGAAACAGTCAGTCACTGCCTCCCTGCAGGACGTGCGAGAATGCAGGAGACCCACGGAAACTGGCTCCAACACCCACAAACAATATCATAATAGAGAACCAAGTTTATCACTGAGAGACTGGGGAGCGGGCGTGTGACCCAGGGAGCCACGGCCTTCCTGCAGCGGAGCCTGTGAGGGTCCTGTGTGTGAGAACAGACACCTCAGTGCACGGAGTTGGGACGGATTTGCATTCTCCAAGTCACCGGGTGACCCCCACTGCCTCCAGATTGAAACTGCAGCTCCCAGGGTATCCCAGCTCCGTCTCAGGACCTGTGCTGCGGTGCTCTCTGCACCTGACTCCGAAGcagcggtggggggcggggaaccTCCATTCCCCGCCCAGCACAGTCCCCAAACAGGCTCCACCTGCTTCCCAGCATCCCTGCCTGCAGCTCTCCACCCTTCCCTGAAACACCCTTACTTCCTCAGGCTCAGCTCAggcagctcctcctcctgccttccagTCCTGCCTCCGGTCTTCCTGAGATCATGATAAGGGCTGTCTATCCGTCCCCAGTCCCCAGGGCAGtcctcagctctgccattgtGCTTACCTGCCTGTGGTGACTGTCCTGGTTACTTGCCCGacgtggatttgtgtacattttttaaaagtgtgcgTATATAAGGTAAAAATTCCAGcatgttttttttcccaaatgaaaagtaaaagtcTTCCTCTCCTCTTTGACCTCCATCCCCACTTGCGCTCCTGAGTCCAATGCTATTACCAGTTCCTAGCTGTGGCatcttcatagtttttatttgtttgtttgtttttcttttgtaatcctcacccaaggatgttcattgattttatagagagaagaagaaagagagaagcattgatgttaGCAGGTAACATTGGTAGGTTGTCCCCCATGTGCATCCTActgggggctgaacctgcaacctaggtgtgtgccctggcccGGGGGGCAACCCCGCAAACCCTTTGATGtaggggacaatgctctaaccaactgagcacctggccagaGCGGCACCTTCATAGTTTTAAATAACATGCTCATAACCctcgctggtgtagctcagtggattcagcacgggtctgcgaaccaaagggttgccggttcaattcccagtcagggaacatgcctgggttgcgggccaggtccccagtagggggcgcgggAGAGttaaccacatgttgatgtttctttccctctctttctcccttccttcccctctctctaaaaataaataaataaaatattgaaaagtaaCATGCTCCTAATTCCCTCTCATGATTTCAGGGgcccaactctgccacttacaagCTGTGGGATTTTGTCAAAACACTTCACATCTCACAGCTTCAGCGCCTGCTTCAAATACAGTGAAATAGCAGCACCCCCGGTGTTGGGACATCCACGCATCCAATCCAGAAAACACATTCACAGATGCCATGGAGTCTGGGGACTCCGGACATATTCCTCATGGTCCAAACTGGGTCCCGTTCTGAAATGttagatagaaatatttcagaaCACAGGAACTTCGATTCTACAATATTGCCTTAATTGGCCAAATATAATGATTCATTTCTAGCTGATTTAACAGCCTCAAGTAATGGCCCGTAATTATCACCAAAACTACTCGTTAAAAGCCTCACAGGCCACCAGGCGTTGCCTCGTGATACTAAGCATTGGAAACAGCTACTGTGATTAGACGTCAGCCTTTAACTCTCCGCACCTAGATTGAGAACAATGCCGTGGGAGGGCGGAACACACACGGCCTTTTCCTCTGACAAAGACACCTAACAGAAAGAGCCCCCGAAGGCACGACACTGCCCCTCAGAACACGGAGGAAGCGAAAGATTGAGCTTAGCAGCTGGAGAAGCTAAGGACGCGCATtgtcccctggagcctccagaaggaactgTCCCTGTGGACACGGGACTGCAGTCCGTGAGACTGATCCCAAGACTTCCGCCTGCACGGCAGTGAGGTAGTCAGTGCGCGTTGTCTGCGGGGCTGAGCTGGTGTCACGGCTGCCAGAGAAAACTAATGCAGGTCTCCAACcctgaaaagaagaagaaaccagaTGCACGGCAATGGAAAATGCACTGCGCGTGAATGCATTACAGTTACTGAAGAGGTTCTCCACATTGGATCTGAGTAATTAGTGCCAGCAGGTGTGACAGGCGCCCCAGGGGGACCCACGCAGGGCCAACCCctcagggagggacagggaagatGAGAGATCATTCTCACCATGGACAGACACGCCCGGGACACCCTCCAGTCAGAGGAGCAGCTGACAcagcaccccaccctccaccctgggccctgcccaaCCTCAGAGTCCCCACCCTTGAACATGTCAACAGTTTTGATTCAGGTTATCTGTTTTGGCTTGGCCTAGTCAACTCCGTCTACCAAATATATTCATAATACAAATTACGTAGTAAAGAATACCCGTACCTTGCAAAATCAAAGAATGCCGCCTAGCTTCACAAATGCACTGGTCCTGCGAGGTTTCTAGGTAGAAGGTAGGGAGTGACCACTGCCGCCAATAACAACCCTCCACGCTCCCAAAGTCCCTCTGATCTGTCAGCACGGAAGTTATTGTCTCTTCGCAGAACAGTTCCTTCCCCTTGAAAAAGCCCTCGTGAAGCCCCTTTGTGGTCACACCTCCCCCCACACCTAACTTGTGGCAACAACAGTCTATTCTCCACCTTCACAGACTTGTCCAGATGCTACATGAGTGGAGCGGCTCCGTGCGCCATCTCTGAGACCAGCTTTTTCCAGGCACAACGCCGCTGCGACCTGGCCCCCCGTCAGCTGCATCCACACTTCCTTGCTTCTGCTGCTGACAGTGTTCCATTGTCAGGCAACTTCTCACAACTCGTCCATCACCTCACCTGTTGGTGGACTTtagggttgtttccagtttggggctgttacAACTAAAGcagctataaacattcatgtagttTTTATGTGAGGCCATAAGGTTTTGCTTCTCTGGGATAAATGTCCAAGAGTGTGAATGCCAAGTCAGAGTAAGTGAATATTCAGTTTTATGAGAAATTGCACAGGTGTTTCCCAGAGGGCTGGACCATTTTGTGTGTCCTCCATAATGCGAGAGACCCGGTTTCTCGGCACCCTTGTCAACACTTGCATTGTCCGTATTCTGTTTGCGGTAACCTCTCATGGACGTGAGGTGATTTCCCTGCGGTCCTAGTTGCACATCCCTAATGGCTACTGGCCTCGGGCGTCTTTTCCTGTGCTTGTCTGCCGACCGTGCTTCCTCTTTGTAAAGTGCTGCTCATCCTTTCCCCGTCTGCCCTCATTCTTGGTTTGCTTACTGTTTACTTTGCTTACTATATGCTCACCTGACGATGTGACTACTCCTATTTTAggatagagggagggggagagggagggagagggagagagaagaaaacatcagtgtcagggagaaacattgatccattgcctccccTACACGCCcacaccagggactgaacccacaacctttgatGTACGGGAGggcgttccaaccaactgagcgatCCTGCCAGGCCTCTTACTGGTTACTTTTGGGAGCTTTTCACGTTCTTGTAGGTCCTGAAGATCTACTTTTCGTACAGCTGAATAATCAGGATACAAGTTTTATGTCAGGAATgtgatgtgcaaatattttccccaaagttttaaaTCTTGACAAAGGGCAGCTCATCCATGTTTTCCATTAGGATTGTGTTTCCGATGTCACGTCTCCAGGCCACTAATATTTTCTCCAGTGTTTTTTATTCTAGAAGACTTATGGTTTTAGGTTTACATTTAGATCCATTCtagttaaattttatataaaatgtgagGTATAGTGTAGACTCCTTTTCCCCCTGGCATATGAATGCCTAATTCTTCTACTACTGTGTACTGGCTCTATTCCGCCCCCTGCGTTGCCTCTGCGTCCCTGTAACAAATCAGATGGCCACATTTGAGTGTGTCTATTTCCAGTCTGAGTTCTGTCCTGCCGACCTATGTCTACTCGTCGGTCATCACTACACCATCCTCATTACTGCGGCTGTATAGTCACGCTTACAATCGAGTAGCAAGTCtcccaacattttttttcttttcagaaatgttttggctattgttttctttgcctctctctaacatttttacttaatttattggGTGCCATAGGGTCCCAAAGCCATACAGGTTTCACGTGTACAACCCAATAAAACATCACCTGAATACAGCATCATGCGCCCATCTccccaagcaaagtctccttccatccccatttcccccagtGCCTACCTCTACCTGCCCCCTGTAGGGAACTGAGCCACTTGGCGTGGCagatgtagcccagccctatcgGAAAACCAACAGGTGCGAGTGGGCACACGGCAGCCAAACCCACAGATCGGCTTTCCCGTGGGAAGCCcgggcctgcattgtacctaggctgctttgacacttgctcttgctaaaactccctcgccCTGAATTGAGgctgcaaatgtttactgcatatctttaaagtaactccctgaagtctgtgctaattctcccaaggacagagTGTAACCAGACCTATGGTTGTcatcattcccttgcatttgcaacattttttccttgttaatctgtaagaagtaatcagtaacatcctttcctttcttatctgtaaaaggtaatcacctaaagcaaacctgagcatagtgaatgaaaaccttctttgatgtgTGTTGTTAGAAAGCAatgaaagcctgtccaggcaggggtcggggcgctctctctccctcagagagtggccgtgccatgcCTTTTCTCCGAGGGATTTCTGTAGTCTCTGTTATTTGTTCGTTGCATCCACAACACCGCTGGCCGGAGTCTGCATCAACTCcctaccctcctttccctctgaatgaggttgtctgtgtctttaaaaatgtctacTGGGATCTTGATTGCAATTGTGTTAAATCTGGAGATCAATTTAGGGAAAACTGACATCTTAATATTTACACTGCGTCTTCCAGATCACGATGTAAATGTCTCCACATTTATTTAGTTTgtgtttggtttctttcattcattatttgtaATTTCCTCATGTTCACCACGTACATGTTTTTTTAGATGCATCTCTAAATATTTCAAAGGAGGGGTAAATGGTGCTGGTTTAAGTTTCGTCCCCGCTGGCGGTGCTACTGCACAGAAACATGACTTTCTGTGTGTGGACGTTGACCCTACAACCTTCCCAACTTCAATGGTTAGTTCCAGGAGGTttgttcgttttgttttgtttttccttgtcttgttctttggTACATGTAGGGAAATGGCTTCAGCTCCCTGGTACTTCCTGTGCCCACGAGGGGCACAAGGGTTGGGTGCAGCTAACTTCACCTTCACCTTGGTGAAACGCTCCAATCTTCCCGGGACGGGAGAGCCTGGGGGGCTTAGGAAGAGCTGCAGTAACGCTGTTCTCACTGCTTCTCTGTCCTTCAGGCAGCTGTCCTGGGAACGCTGCTCCTTGCCGCCTGCCAGTGGGGAGATCTGAGGCTCCTCCCTCACCCCGTGGGGCTGAGCTGCAGGCTATAAAGCTGCTCAGAGACAGCCTGGCCTCCCTACTCAGCCACACGGAGTCCTGCCACCCTTGCTGCTGCCATCAAACCCCTTCACTTGAGTGTCACCCTGCGCAAGGGACACGGGCAGCTGGCACCTCTGGCTAGTTGTACTTTCACCGCCCAGGTGAGTAACAAGCTGCCTGCATCTGAAAAGGCTTGTTTGTTGTCTTGTGACTGCTGATCTACCAGCCTCGCCTCTGGCTGGGCTGCAGCTTCCGTGAGATTTCTGTGTAGACAATTTAATGACACCAACACCAATTCCTCACATATTACCCGTTATGACATTGCTGCATAGTCAGTTGTCCTGTTTATCGAGGGCTTTCTGTTTTAGTCAGGAATTCCTAGCCTGTGGGTTGAGAGTTATGATTGGAGTGCCAAGCCAATGAATTTAGGAAACAGGAATGAAGGTCCTCCAGGTCTGTGCTTGCAGCCGCTGTGCGGTGTGAATGGGAGGTGGGTCTCCACAGGTGGGACACCTGTCAGGGGCATGGACAGGGGGAGACACTATGGAAACCTGCCGCCACAAATACCAGCCCTCACAGACTCCTGCCAAACGAGGAGAGGACAGCTAACATACGTGCAGGCACCCACCACTCATAGTGAAGGACTGTGCGTGCtctcagagagaagaggaaggagctggTCCACGAACCATGAGCTTTACAGGGTCTTAAAGTCTCTGCctcatctctctcccccttcccagtCTGTTCACTGTGACACGGGAGGAGGCCAGCAGAGAACAGAGGGTCCACCTAATAATCACCCACACGTTACCTCGTCCCAATAACAGTGATGGCAACACCAAATAATAGCGAGAAACGCGGGTGGAGCCTTTCTTTGGACTAGGCGCTCTTTTCTGTTTTATGATTCCCAGAGGTCTatcctctgtctgtctcttcccttttctttctcctggcaGGGTTTCTGTGGCCCCTGCTCTTCTAGGTCACGCTGCAACCTCATAATTTCCTCTCAATAACTCTGAAGAATCGTAGACAGTGCAGGTCTGGAGGTGGATTGTGGGTGGGACTAGAGGGACTTTGAAACATCCAGGGTAGAGAAGAAGGGGATGTTGAGGATGAGCCGGCGTTGGTGGGTGACGTGCCCAGGAGTCTTTCCTGCTGGGCTTCCCCTCAGCAGTGTTCGTGGGAAGACACGCCATCACTCGGAAACGGGTTACGATGGTATTTACCCCGAGGTTTTATGATATCTGGGAAGGTGGCAGCCTGTTGGAACTggctcagaaatattttattacatttttcatgtatttttttcttacatgtaaCTACGACTCTTCATAGCCCTCCCTTTCTGGAAGCCCTGCCCTGCTGTGGTGACACGTGTGAGTGCATGAAGTACACAAGTCACAGGAgacaggtgctgctgctgctctgccacCAACTACTCTGGAGGGTGATCAAGACCCATGACGCCCAGGATCTTCGGTAAGGGGGCTCCAGCCCCAGGTCTAGCTGATGTGTTTTCACACCCTAATGTGCCTCTGAACCTCAAACTGAATTCTCTTCCCTATTCAGTTCTTGGCTTCCCACCTCATAATCACCCCCATGTTATCTGTGACTTTATCACAATCTCTCTCCTGCCTTGCAAATTTTAGACTCTTAACTCTTCTCAGAGCCTGCCCGACATCCCTCACTTGTCAAGTCCAGTCTCCTGGACCCCCACCCAGACTCACTCTCAAAATCTCTCGGAGCTGTTCCCAGCTCTGAAAGGAGCTCAGCGATGTCATCTTGCGTAGCACGGCCGTGACCAGACGGTGCACTCTCACCATCATTCTCATTTCCCCTCTGCTTCTTCTCTGCGGTTTTCATTGTTGAGCTCCTGGGCTCACACTCAGGATTCACAGGTGAGGACaggtgaagggaggagggaggagacaaCACTGTATATGGGAGTGGGAGCTCCCAAAGGCCTTATCCTGGAATCCAGTGCAGGTTTGACTTCCAGACACTGGGCTGTGGATGCACCAGCTGGTGCTCAGGGGTAGAGGCCCCTACAAACCCTCAGAGTGGTGCTATGCTGAGGGGAACAGCCTTCCCTTTACCTGGCCCACCTCTGTAGCTCCAGCTGCACCTTCTGGCCCTTCAAGCATtgtttccccacatccttgaGCTCTGAGATCAGGATGAAGGTCCAGGGCATGCAGATCAACTGCACTAGGATCCGTGCCCAAGTTACGGGCCTCTTCCAGTGCAGATTCAGGGAGGAAGGGACTCTGGGTGATGCTTTCTCATCAATGTTCCATCCAGATGAGTGAGGCCTGCTGTACACACTAACCCTTCCTGTTGGGTAActacatttctctccttttccccttgACTTTCCTTCTCTCCCATATCCTCTCTTCTCTCATGTGGAAAAACAGAGTAGCTCAGTTATCTCCCAGAATGGCTTTTTCTCTGAGTTAGACACTGGGCCTGAGGCCACCCCGTGCCCACGTAGCAGTTGCTCCTCATTACCTCctatccccagcccctggcaacccccaGTCTGCCCTCTGTCTCTGGATTTACCTATTAGCGATACATCGGATGAATGGAACTGATTTCACAATATGTCACCTTTTATGTTACTTTAACCTTTCACTTTACATAAtgtttttttactatatttattgattatgctattacacttgtcccatttccccccccttcactccactccattctccccatcccctccctcccacattccccgctatagttcacatccatgggtcatacttataagttctttggcttctacatttcctacactattcttaccctccccctgtctattttctacctaccatttatgctacttattctctgtatctttcccccctctctccccctcccactgttgataaccctccatgtgatctctatttctgtggttctgttcctgttctagtttgttgcttagtttgcttttgtttctgttttaggtgtggttgttaataactgtgagtttgctgtcatttttactgttcctattttttatcttctttttcttagataaatccctttaacatttcatataataagggcttggtgacgatgaactcctttaacttgaccttatctgagaagcactttatctgcccttccattctaaatgaaaactttgctgggtacagtaatcttggatgtaggtccttgcctttcatgactttgaatacttcttgtcagccccttcctgcctgtaagttctcttttgagatatcagctgacagtcttatgggaactcctttgtaggtaactgtgtccttttctcttgctgcttctaagattctctccttctgtgtaatcttgggtattgtaattgtgatgtgccctggtgtgttcccctttgggtccagcttctttgggactctctgagcttcctggacttcctggaagtctatttcctttgccagattagggaagttttccttcattatttgttcaagtaagttttcaattttttgttcttcctcttctccttctagcacccctgtgattcacatgttggaatgtttcaagatgtcctggaggttcctaagcctctcctcatttttttgaattcttgtttcattcttttctggttggatgtttctttcttccttctggtccacaccggtGATTTgggtcctagtttccttcccatcactattggttccctgtacatttttctttgtttctcttagcatagccttcattttttcatctaatttgtgaccaaattcaaccaattctgtgagcttcctgattaccagtgttttgaactgtgcatctgataagttggctatctgcgttgcttagttgtattttttctggagttttgatctgttctttcatttgggccattgttttgtcttggcgcacctgttacataaaggggcggagccttagatgttcaccagggtggggtaacgtgtgacgctgggctgtgatgctgtatgggggggggggcgagagggagcaatggcacttactccactctctgccggatttcagtcactcccttcgctacccacaatcaaattgggcccctctggtgctgcttctcgagtgggtgggcctgtgcacactctaggcccctgcgggtctctccaacgaactctcctgtgaggctgggagtttctcctgctgctgcctcaacccccacaggtgttttaaaTCAGacatttgaggctttatttccccacgctgagccctgggttgccccgtctgcttcgctcccctgcagtctttcccggtttatctatgtgagaatgtggggctgcggggtctgccagccaccaccttacggggtctgctagctgcagcctggcctgccccgctcaccaatctgccaccttgctgagtccgtcagccgccgccttgccgtgagtcctctctgtcccagctgcccatctctaccccttgtaccggtctggatgaatgtttcttctttatctcctttgttgtcggacttccatacagttcgattttctgtcagttctggttgttttttgtttttaaattgttcttgtccttgttttggttttgggaggaggcacagtgtgtctacctacgcctccatcttggctggaagatacataatgtttttgagattcatccacatCATAGAATTTACTTATTCTTTATTCCTCCTTACAGCTGAATAACATCACGTTTTATGTATGTATGACAATTTGTTTATATATCTGTTAATGGACAAATGGGcttttcccttcccatctcttggCTGTTACAAATGATGCTATTatgaaaatatgcatatatgtatgtatttgttttaggACCTGTTCCCAATTCTTTTGTGTATGTACTTAAGAGCAGGATGGCTGGGTCATATGTTAATCTTATGTTTTActctttgaggaactgccatactggtttccatagtCTCTCAACATTTtacagcaatgtatgagggttcaaatgtctccacatcctctcctaCTCTGTTATTTTCACTAAGCATCCCAGAGGTTATGAAGTGAAGCCtgttgtagttttaatttgcattccctcAATGCataatgatgttgagtattttttttcatgtgctaATTGGTGATTTGTACATCTGATTtaggaaaatgtctattcagatacttttacacttttaaattggattatttgtcattttattgtagagttttaagaattcttaaatatattctatatacTTATCCCTTATCATTATGACCAATTTGGAAATACTTTCTCTCATTACCTAGGTTGTCTTTCCACTTCCTTCATGTTATTGTGCGCAGTGCATAGGTTTGTAATTGCATGAGGTCTATTTTCTTGTctcttgtgcttttgatgtcatatccaaGAAGACACTGCCAACACCACAGTCATTAAGATTTTCTCCATTGTTCCCTGCTATGAGTTGTATAGCTTTAGCTCTTATATTTGATGAGAGCTAATGATCAATGATCGATTTTTAGCTAATCTTTGCACATGGTATGTATGTGCCAAGGGATCCCTCTTCcactccctctttttttttccctcactttctccttgtccttcttctctttctgcatATGGACATCCAggtttcccagcaccatttattgaaaagatcattctttcccccatttatttgtcttagaacttttgttaaaattaaattgaccataaatgtaagggtttatttctggactgtcCATTCTATCCACTGATCCATATGGGTATGTGGATATATACTAAGCATATGGATGTATATATTCAATGTCACCACCACCGTGTCTTGACTAGTGTATCTCTGCAGTATGCTGTGAAATCATGGAGTGTCATTTcaacaactttgttcttctttttaaagattgttttgactattttGGGTCCCTTCCATTTTAGTATGAATTTTAGGGTCAGCTTGTTAATTTCTGCAGTGTTCCCATTTATGAACGTGGATGTATTTCAATTGATTTGTATATTCTCTTCAATTCCTTTCAatgatgttttgttgttttcagtgtacaaagtttgcttttcttttgttaaatttactcACGAGTACTTTATTTTTGGTTGTATTATAAGTAGAATTATTTCCTTAATGTCATGTTCAGATGGTCTCAGCCAGTgtatacaattgatttttataggTTGATCTTGTATTTTGCTGACTCTGTCAGTTAGTTCTCTAGGGGGTTGGTAGCTTCCTTAGAATTTTTAGTATACAAGATCATGCTATTtgcaaatagaaatattttacttcttttccaatgtgaatgccttttctttcttttgtggccTAGTTTCTCTGGCTTAAACTCTCCACGCTTTGTTGAatagagtggtgagagtggacgcTTCTCCCATTCCCGATGCTGAAGGCGGAACATTCCGTCTTTCACCGCTCGGTACGATAACCTGTGAGTTTTCCTGTGAATACCCTTTATTGGGTGAGGAAGTTCTCTTCTATCAATAGTTTCTTCTgtgttggattttttaaatatgataaaaGTGTAggttttgtcaaatgtttttctgtatcATTGTAGATAATATGTTTTCTCCTATATTATAGTCATGTAATTACAACTATAAAAAACCTTCACGCCCCATCCTTCTCTACATTTCCTTCATCTCTCAAACTTCATCCACAGTCATGGTGCCCAGAAGATAAAACACAGGAGACTCCAACTCCAAGACTTACTCAAGCCCAGTCATGTCCCCAAAGCACTCATGCACCCACATTCTCCCGCTGTCCATCTAACCTcagcttccttcctccttcccgaTCTCCCTCTGATATCTTTAACACCTGCTCTGCCCTTCTGCCAGATGAGGCACTGCATTCTCAGAATCACGAGCTGTGGTTCCAAGAGTTTTCCCAGCATTCTCTCCCCTCCGAGGGTCCAGGCTGTGCAGGCTCAGCTGTCTGGACTGTTACCTGCATCAGGACCTAGACCCTATGCAGAGATGGCCCCAGACTCAAACCTGCAGAGCAAACTGGAACTGAGCCTTCCCCACACTGGCCTGCCCTCACTGAGGCCCACAATCCCAGCCTCATCCTCaatcccctttccttccctccaggtTCTGCCTGCATTTTACTCTTCCTCCTCGTCCAGTGTGCAATGGCAGGCACAGGTGAGTGCAGGGTGGGGAAGAATGAAGGGGGATGAGGCTACCCTTTGGGAAGAAGGTTATAGTTCATGGAAGGCTCCTCATTTGGGGGTTGTGCCCGGTCCTCCTTGAACTCACCAGTAATTTCTGTCCAGGAACCCACATGAACTCTGGCCTGTGGCTGTGCCAGCGAGCGCCCATGTGTGGGCACCGAATGTACAACCCCTTGGAAGAGTGTTGTGACGATCACACCATCCTGCCCCTGAACCGGACCCGCCTCTGTGGCCCCAACTGTACTTTCTGGCCCTGCCTTCAGCTCTGCTGTCCCGAGTCGTTTGGCCCCCAGAGGAGGTTTGTCGTGAGACTGAAAGTTCAAGGCGTGAAGTCCCGGtgcccttcctctcccatctccaggGTCTGTGCCAGGTAAGGACCCTGCCTCACTCAAGGAGACACTAGGCAGAGGGGACTTTGGCAGGGACAGACACTGGAGGCCGGGGCCCTCCTGGATGGGGATCCCGTCTgcatctccccatctctctccatgTCTACTTCTCTCCTAAAATGCTCGGTCTCAGTCCCTCTCATTTTGTGCAGTTATGAGGGACAACCAGGCCATTCCTAAGGTCACATTCTGGTATATGAGGAGGAATGGGTGGTTGGCATGGTGTCAAATGATAAAAACATATCTTAATGTCTGTTGAAGTTAAGTGTGTTCATTTGGAATTTCCTGAGGCAACTTGCTGAGAAATGATTCCAGAGGAATGTTTCTCTGCTCTCCTAATGCCCACCCGCCCACAGCAATCAGTGTCTCCTCAGTCAGCCTAAGTTTCCTATCTCCACTCTGGGCTCAGGCTTCTCTCCACCAGTGGGGAGGGCGTGAGCCTGGGGAGTGGGATATCCCTCCCCATGGGGTGGAGAaggccctggccccagagcccctcATGCTTCCTGCT
The sequence above is drawn from the Desmodus rotundus isolate HL8 chromosome 12, HLdesRot8A.1, whole genome shotgun sequence genome and encodes:
- the IGFL3 gene encoding insulin growth factor-like family member 3; amino-acid sequence: MTPRIFGSACILLFLLVQCAMAGTGTHMNSGLWLCQRAPMCGHRMYNPLEECCDDHTILPLNRTRLCGPNCTFWPCLQLCCPESFGPQRRFVVRLKVQGVKSRCPSSPISRVCAR